Proteins found in one Triticum aestivum cultivar Chinese Spring chromosome 4D, IWGSC CS RefSeq v2.1, whole genome shotgun sequence genomic segment:
- the LOC123100107 gene encoding transcription factor MYB44-like, with translation MMPTSGNDAGACDGDSSPHGVKKMWTKEEDDLLREQVRRCGGPHNWDSICRGLPGRNSKSCRLRWCQHLDPRVEAVKPFTIEEDMLIVKYQATYGNRWSTIAEFLSGRTDNAVKNRWNSVLRKRQEHAPSQQGQTRPWAPSAARQAAGPEVTPRCLPLFPGSAEEVPEADTCAAARKCLDLFPLAPGDIRANAAAEAPPGDMTCGAGDPLTELRLWPAPRVVFDVMPLQAYRM, from the coding sequence ATGATGCCGACGTCGGGCAACGACGCCGGCGCCTGCGACGGCGACAGCTCGCCGCACGGGGTCAAGAAGATGTGGACCAAGGAGGAGGACGACCTgctgcgggagcaggtgcggcgcTGCGGCGGCCCGCACAACTGGGACTCCATCtgccgaggcctgcccggccgcaACTCCAAGTCGTGCCGCCTCCGCTGGTGCCAGCACCTCGACCCCAGGGTGGAGGCCGTCAAGCCCTTCACCATCGAGGAGGACATGCTCATCGTCAAGTACCAGGCCACCTACGGCAACCGCTGGTCCACCATCGCCGAGTTTCTCTCCGGCCGCACCGATAATGCCGTCAAGAACCGCTGGAACTCCGTCCTCCGCAAGCGCCAGGAGCACGCCCCCTCCCAGCAGGGCCAGACGCGCCCGTGGGCTCCTTCCGCCGCCCGACAGGCCGCGGGCCCCGAGGTCACGCCGCGGTGCCTGCCGCTGTTCCCTGGTTCGGCCGAGGAGGTGCCGGAGGCTGACACATGtgcggcggcgaggaagtgcctCGACCTGTTCCCTCTGGCGCCCGGGGATATCAGGGCCAATGCGGCTGCTGAGGCGCCGCCCGGTGACATGACTTGCGGAGCAGGCGACCCGCTCACCGAGCTGAGGCTCTGGCCGGCGCCGAGGGTGGTGTTCGACGTAATGCCGCTCCAGGCCTACCGGATGTAG